From a single Adhaeribacter swui genomic region:
- a CDS encoding tetratricopeptide repeat-containing sensor histidine kinase: MNSIILLCFLLAGLCFLPACTQTRSTQLKVNAAHPDKIKKLYDLGYQNMRSMDTVGALADSLLHLGKTSIDARLKGKILKAKYYWLTGNYQSAMHTVLQALELAQQSQLNPELPVIYSIIGNLYKEKKNYPKALESATKGLEAARTLKDTANIIFHIRLKALFTRSYGTELKDSTLINQGFKIYLNGLTLAESSPTFEKDRIAYYNNIAQIYLTDRKDYQRAIYYAQKALAIATKYKQFTSLTYSYNWLGESYFKLGQQEQGLQYLQQALQFAQQIKLPYREMEIYQVIARCNQQRGNYQQAFAYFTRYDLLRDSLALLENLRLMNELEVQYEAGRKDQEINVLTQKSKTRAMQMYATLGIMGVLVISGVIFGLQFRTIRRKNSLLNSQNEQINEQAEKLKLLMKELHHRVKNNLQIVSSLLSLQSNRLQDEDARKAVKVGRQRIEAMSLIHRSLYQQDQPNLVNMPEYITDLVESLMESFGVDKNQLTLDLHVSVTELDVDKALPLGLIINEWVTNAFKYAYQYVPEPRLSISLHDSNGLQLHIQDNGPGLPAAIWEKPQTSFGLKLVKVLSKQLNGNCSVENHHGTTFTLHIPEKILKKAS, translated from the coding sequence TTGAATAGTATAATATTACTGTGTTTTCTGTTGGCCGGGCTTTGCTTTTTGCCGGCTTGTACCCAAACGCGTTCCACTCAGCTCAAAGTAAATGCAGCTCATCCGGATAAGATTAAAAAATTATACGATTTAGGGTACCAAAACATGCGGAGTATGGATACGGTTGGAGCCCTGGCCGATTCCTTGCTGCATTTGGGTAAAACCAGCATTGATGCCCGCTTAAAAGGAAAAATTTTAAAAGCAAAGTATTATTGGCTTACGGGTAATTACCAAAGTGCCATGCATACGGTACTACAGGCTTTAGAACTGGCGCAGCAATCGCAGTTGAACCCGGAGTTGCCGGTAATTTATTCTATTATTGGTAATCTTTACAAAGAAAAAAAGAACTACCCCAAAGCTCTGGAATCTGCTACCAAAGGCTTAGAAGCGGCGCGAACGCTAAAAGATACTGCCAATATTATTTTTCATATCCGGCTAAAAGCGCTGTTTACCCGAAGCTACGGCACCGAGCTTAAAGACTCCACTTTAATAAACCAGGGATTTAAAATTTATTTAAACGGACTTACCTTAGCGGAGAGTTCGCCTACCTTCGAAAAAGACCGGATCGCTTATTATAACAACATTGCTCAGATTTACCTTACCGATAGAAAAGATTACCAGCGGGCAATTTATTACGCCCAAAAGGCCTTGGCTATTGCCACTAAATACAAACAGTTTACTTCTTTAACTTATTCCTACAATTGGTTGGGCGAATCTTATTTTAAACTGGGGCAACAAGAGCAGGGTTTGCAATATTTGCAACAAGCTTTGCAGTTTGCCCAACAAATTAAACTTCCTTACCGGGAAATGGAGATTTATCAGGTAATAGCCCGTTGTAATCAGCAAAGGGGTAATTACCAGCAAGCCTTCGCTTACTTTACCCGCTACGATTTACTGCGCGATTCCTTGGCTTTGCTGGAAAACTTACGGCTGATGAATGAACTGGAAGTACAATACGAGGCGGGTAGAAAAGATCAGGAAATTAACGTTCTTACTCAAAAGAGTAAAACCCGTGCTATGCAGATGTATGCCACTCTCGGTATTATGGGAGTTCTGGTAATATCCGGGGTGATTTTTGGCTTGCAATTCCGGACCATCCGGCGGAAAAACAGCTTACTGAATTCTCAAAACGAGCAAATAAACGAGCAAGCCGAAAAGCTGAAATTGCTCATGAAAGAACTGCACCACCGGGTTAAAAACAATCTGCAAATTGTATCGAGTCTGTTGAGTTTGCAATCGAACCGCTTGCAGGATGAAGACGCCCGAAAAGCTGTGAAAGTAGGCCGACAGCGCATTGAAGCCATGTCGTTAATTCACCGGAGTTTGTATCAGCAAGACCAGCCCAACCTAGTAAATATGCCGGAATACATTACCGATTTGGTAGAAAGTTTGATGGAAAGCTTCGGGGTAGATAAAAACCAATTAACGCTGGATTTACACGTTAGCGTGACGGAACTAGATGTAGATAAAGCTTTGCCTCTGGGTTTGATAATAAACGAGTGGGTTACCAATGCTTTTAAATACGCCTATCAATACGTTCCAGAGCCTCGGTTAAGCATCAGCCTGCACGATAGCAATGGGTTACAATTACACATCCAGGATAACGGGCCCGGGTTGCCGGCAGCCATCTGGGAAAAACCGCAAACGTCCTTCGGTTTAAAATTAGTAAAAGTGCTCAGCAAACAGTTAAACGGTAACTGCTCGGTTGAAAACCACCACGGTACTACCTTTACCCTGCACATCCCGGAGAAAATTTTAAAAAAAGCAAGCTAA
- a CDS encoding hybrid sensor histidine kinase/response regulator transcription factor — protein MKYFLSWLAFFLLSLYHSQLIYGQTNTYTATALTLTNGLPHSSVTGMVQDKVGFIWIATEDGLARYDGRTFKNFRLAHDNHILSLALADKGTLLLSTANGDFLRFNPITERFSVIFSAEYLVQNQASMDEFGLTADGTAGWGIIQGDKVVYYNFLSKKFSFRDEFALTGEHNSMRDILRASNGLDYVRFNNGLVEVDAKNHRRRIILFPGKPLANNPIMPVHNSEYLVERNNGDIVIIGNHQILLYSVARSQIVRQIPIPTKLDHNSFYTLTKVRNGNIYVGCGTYLYRLTEHDQLELIWQSKNPVPSFNFIKVFLLDHSEVLWLTTNRGGLTKIDLKALPFKSYPYQRGFIEDLLQVELKVPVPEWEHPERHAAWVRFGRPPQAKSTWFIDFYALYQYDPQRRRIFKKLRFPEHGYRWYINMKPAADGYLWLYANEKGLLRTDTLAFQAQLFANSLMPPRFKKAPVAFDVVDIQPQANWVWLATNYGNGLFQYDWKQQKITRQLQYQPKDSNSLSTNALNCLLLDPNDTHLLWIGTQGGGLCRLNTRTMRFDRIGEKEGLPVNTINSMLPDKKGFIWLSSNQGLIRLNPKTLQMRYFTAADGIQENEFLRNNAAALPDGRLVFGGKTGMTVFDPTAIHEDSFSPPVVFTALKINNVPVEAGKPGSLLTQSINATQRLNLDYTQNFLSFDFAGLAFTKPEKLNYRHRLEGVDQDWVYTGNQNTANYTQLAPGNYVFKVQVTNTDGVWNRHTRQLQLVITPPFWATWWAYSFYALVVGTSLYAYGRFRNKQARERQAIALQRREAEQLKAVDEMKSRFFSNITHEFRTPLSLILSPTEQLLQNKELPPYAQHKLLSSVYRNAQQLLRLINQLLDISKLEAASMPVHVSRGNPAVFLEKIVASFRLLAEEKQIQLCLDSTSNTADYLFDADKWEKIIYNLLSNALKFTSTGQVKVVAQIQQQQWFRLQISDTGIGIAAEELAHIFDRFYQVDDACTRQYEGTGIGLALVKELTDLLGGEIAVQSVLGQGTTCEVKLPLVLTPNTGQTDNITPITQLPTPTLKETFAPHTEKLLAAPLLLIVEDNTELREFIAGTLAENYRIITAEDGSQGWESTRQELPDVVISDVMMPKMDGYQFCRAIKTDPQTNHIAVVLLTARASHESRMEGLVGGADDYLTKPFHLDELQWRVRNLLERQEKLREFYQRQLVAPQTAQSAEVSLDPFLKKIYAFIEAHLDESAFGVEELAAEIGMSRRTLHRKLTAVLGIAANELIRQYRLNRAVEMLRAGCSVSETAYRVGFESPAYFATVFKEFHHQSPSYFVPAR, from the coding sequence ATGAAGTACTTCTTGTCTTGGCTAGCTTTTTTCTTGCTCTCTCTTTACCATAGCCAACTTATTTATGGCCAAACAAATACTTACACTGCTACTGCTTTAACCCTGACGAATGGCTTGCCCCATAGCAGCGTTACCGGGATGGTGCAGGATAAAGTAGGATTTATTTGGATTGCCACCGAAGATGGCCTGGCCCGCTATGATGGCCGCACTTTCAAAAATTTTCGTTTAGCACACGATAATCATATTCTAAGTTTAGCATTGGCCGATAAAGGAACATTGCTCCTCAGTACCGCTAATGGAGATTTTTTACGCTTCAATCCCATAACCGAACGCTTTTCCGTTATTTTCAGTGCTGAATACCTGGTCCAAAATCAAGCTTCTATGGATGAGTTTGGATTAACTGCCGATGGCACAGCAGGCTGGGGTATTATCCAGGGAGATAAAGTAGTTTACTATAATTTCTTAAGTAAGAAATTTTCTTTCCGGGATGAGTTTGCCTTAACGGGCGAGCACAATTCTATGCGGGATATTTTGCGGGCTTCCAATGGGTTAGATTATGTGCGCTTTAATAATGGACTAGTAGAAGTAGATGCGAAAAACCACCGCCGACGCATTATTCTATTTCCCGGTAAACCTTTGGCGAACAACCCAATTATGCCAGTGCATAACAGCGAGTACCTGGTGGAACGTAACAACGGCGACATAGTAATTATCGGGAATCACCAGATTTTGCTTTATAGTGTGGCCAGATCACAAATAGTACGGCAAATTCCGATACCTACTAAGCTGGATCATAATAGTTTTTATACTTTAACGAAGGTACGTAATGGTAACATTTACGTGGGCTGCGGTACCTACCTGTACCGCTTAACAGAGCATGACCAACTGGAACTAATATGGCAAAGTAAGAACCCGGTACCTTCCTTTAATTTTATTAAAGTTTTCTTGCTCGACCATTCGGAGGTGCTTTGGTTGACTACCAACCGGGGAGGCTTAACCAAAATAGATTTAAAGGCGTTGCCTTTTAAATCTTACCCTTACCAGCGGGGTTTTATAGAAGATCTTTTGCAAGTAGAGTTAAAAGTGCCTGTCCCGGAGTGGGAGCACCCCGAACGCCACGCGGCCTGGGTCCGTTTCGGCAGACCGCCTCAGGCAAAAAGTACTTGGTTTATTGATTTTTATGCGCTGTATCAATATGATCCGCAGCGACGCAGGATTTTTAAAAAACTTCGATTTCCGGAACATGGCTATCGGTGGTATATTAATATGAAGCCTGCTGCTGATGGTTACTTGTGGCTCTATGCCAACGAAAAAGGCCTGCTCCGGACGGATACATTAGCTTTTCAGGCGCAACTCTTTGCTAATAGCTTAATGCCGCCGAGGTTTAAAAAGGCACCCGTGGCCTTTGATGTAGTAGATATTCAACCTCAGGCTAATTGGGTATGGCTAGCCACAAATTATGGAAATGGGTTATTTCAGTACGACTGGAAGCAGCAAAAAATTACGCGCCAGCTGCAGTATCAGCCTAAAGATTCGAACTCGTTAAGTACAAATGCCTTAAACTGTTTGCTCCTTGACCCGAACGATACGCACTTATTATGGATTGGTACGCAAGGCGGGGGCTTATGCCGCTTAAATACCCGAACCATGCGCTTTGATCGAATTGGCGAAAAAGAAGGTTTGCCGGTTAACACCATTAATAGTATGCTGCCCGATAAAAAAGGTTTTATCTGGCTAAGTTCTAATCAGGGACTGATACGGCTAAATCCTAAAACTTTACAGATGCGCTACTTCACGGCGGCAGATGGAATTCAGGAAAACGAATTTTTGCGGAATAATGCGGCGGCTTTACCTGACGGGCGTTTGGTATTCGGGGGTAAAACCGGGATGACCGTTTTTGATCCAACTGCTATTCACGAAGATTCTTTTTCTCCGCCGGTAGTATTTACCGCTTTAAAAATAAATAATGTGCCCGTAGAAGCAGGTAAACCGGGTTCTCTTTTAACACAATCTATTAACGCAACCCAGCGGCTTAACCTGGATTACACCCAGAATTTTTTAAGTTTTGATTTTGCTGGTTTAGCGTTTACCAAGCCCGAAAAACTTAATTACCGTCACCGACTGGAAGGAGTAGATCAGGATTGGGTATACACAGGTAATCAGAACACGGCGAATTATACCCAGCTGGCTCCTGGTAATTATGTGTTTAAGGTGCAGGTAACTAATACCGATGGGGTCTGGAACCGCCACACCAGGCAATTGCAACTGGTAATAACGCCACCATTTTGGGCCACCTGGTGGGCCTACAGTTTTTATGCTTTAGTGGTGGGTACTAGTTTGTACGCGTATGGGCGGTTCCGGAATAAACAAGCTCGCGAAAGACAAGCGATAGCGTTACAACGCCGGGAAGCGGAACAGCTAAAAGCCGTTGATGAGATGAAGTCGCGGTTTTTCTCTAATATCACGCATGAATTTCGTACTCCTTTATCCCTGATTTTATCGCCGACGGAACAATTGCTGCAAAACAAAGAGTTACCACCGTATGCACAGCATAAACTACTGAGTTCGGTGTACCGAAATGCCCAGCAATTGCTCCGTTTAATTAACCAATTACTGGATATTTCTAAGTTAGAAGCAGCCAGCATGCCCGTACATGTATCACGGGGCAACCCTGCGGTTTTCCTCGAAAAAATTGTAGCGTCCTTTCGTTTGTTGGCCGAAGAAAAACAAATCCAACTCTGTTTAGATAGCACAAGCAATACTGCCGATTATCTGTTTGATGCCGACAAATGGGAAAAAATAATTTATAACCTGCTTTCCAACGCGCTTAAATTTACTTCTACCGGACAAGTAAAAGTAGTGGCGCAAATTCAGCAGCAGCAATGGTTTCGGTTACAAATAAGCGATACGGGAATTGGCATTGCGGCGGAAGAACTCGCTCATATTTTCGACCGATTTTACCAAGTAGATGATGCCTGCACGCGGCAATATGAAGGCACGGGTATTGGATTGGCTTTGGTAAAAGAATTAACTGATTTATTGGGCGGCGAAATTGCCGTACAAAGTGTACTAGGGCAAGGCACTACTTGTGAAGTTAAATTGCCGCTTGTTTTAACGCCTAATACGGGACAAACCGATAATATTACTCCAATAACCCAACTACCAACCCCAACTTTAAAAGAAACATTTGCTCCTCATACAGAAAAATTGCTGGCAGCTCCCTTGTTGTTAATAGTAGAAGATAACACGGAACTTCGGGAATTTATCGCCGGAACTTTGGCAGAAAATTACCGCATAATAACTGCCGAAGACGGCTCTCAAGGTTGGGAATCGACCCGGCAAGAACTGCCGGATGTGGTAATTAGTGATGTGATGATGCCCAAGATGGATGGTTACCAGTTTTGCCGCGCCATTAAAACGGATCCCCAGACAAACCACATTGCCGTAGTATTGTTAACCGCCAGGGCTTCGCACGAAAGCCGGATGGAAGGTTTGGTGGGCGGGGCAGACGATTACCTGACTAAACCCTTCCACCTGGATGAATTGCAGTGGCGGGTGCGCAATTTACTCGAGCGGCAAGAAAAACTGCGGGAGTTTTACCAGCGGCAACTTGTTGCGCCCCAAACTGCCCAAAGCGCGGAAGTTTCGCTGGATCCTTTTCTTAAAAAGATATATGCTTTCATCGAAGCCCACCTCGACGAGTCTGCATTTGGGGTGGAAGAATTAGCTGCCGAAATAGGAATGAGCCGTCGTACCTTGCACCGGAAACTAACCGCCGTGTTGGGTATTGCGGCTAACGAACTTATTCGCCAATACCGCCTAAACCGGGCCGTAGAAATGCTGCGTGCCGGTTGTTCGGTTAGCGAAACAGCTTACCGGGTTGGTTTCGAAAGTCCAGCTTATTTTGCTACGGTTTTTAAAGAATTTCATCATCAGTCACCTTCTTATTTTGTGCCGGCCAGGTAA
- a CDS encoding FG-GAP-like repeat-containing protein has translation MYLPLLSFWFPATIFPHYLNPAFFIQKLFAPTSKCILFLLLGLGLLHYTPVAAQDNPAFTDIQANLVGVGSGSADWGDYDNDGDLDVLITGASGGNYVAKIYRNTNGSFTDINAGLVGVIESAADWGDYDNDGDLDIALTGRSSNGLVSIIYQNNNGNFVNVNATLPPVKSGAVAWGDHDKDGDLDLLISGNAGTTKKTYITAVYDNQGGVFTRNSTHMTGVFKSSAAWGDYDKDGNLDVLVMGEHFDLFAEFLGIEAPLFSCRIYRNLGRGEFTSLEIAMDLSDGAASWADYDNDNDLDIIISGYRYVGGRIYDVETRLYSNENGAFERKEKIFIGQTAAEGDATWGDYNNDGSLDIIISGTCRSAIGDYCNSPSTKIYRNKGVSFTNSKIALPGLLSSSVTWGDYDNDGDLDILLSGDTDKGPVSKIYRNDIAVKNTIPITPINLTYKVQEKNVVLSWNPSKDEQTPTAALSYNVYVGTSPGNQQKVSAQANLQNGYRRVATWGNAQLNTSFKLNDLPKGTYYWSVQAIDQAFAGSAFALEQGFVVEYSPTVSKIAPAAASPGAWVTIKGNYFLNATEVLFNGVKALDFGVLSNEQIRVLVPEGATSGPVTVTTPNGTSLEPVNFSVLPTITNISPNVVRPGDVITITGQGFANITAIGFNQIKQPVFTVVNSQTITAQVPQYATSGLVSISTPAGTAISPLTISILPRINYDETFGGTDQDKLTASIVTMDGGYLLGGYSFSGAGGEKSQDSRGDTDYWIVKTDGNGAKMWDMRFGGSGEDKLTALLATPDGSYLLGGYSESPRSGDKSEDSKGNYDFWIIKIDGMGRKVWDKTLGGNNSDQLTAMIPTADGGYLLGGASDSEETGDKIQSNRGQTDYWIIKINANGKRIWDKTYGGQNADNLTAIVATTNGYLLGGSSASNISGDKSQATRGIADYWVIRITNTGKKIWDKTFGGAIDYLLYESCVGDENPDPECYYYFGSSILSSLLATPDGGFLLGGSSNADKGNEKRENNLHTDHTNFTTRLRDYWVIKIDGEGNKLWDQTIGGNTKDYFDINKGYFVIGDSELKSMVATAEGNFLLAGSSNAVKGRDKSAIGWYSATDTTLQERYDYWLVKIDAQGNKLWDQVKGGLRNEELSVIVKNKENEFVLGGTSYSDTGGNKSTGNRGNTDYWMVKITDDDSKAWNFRYGGSANEGFTAVIKTSDGGYLSGGYSNSEISGDKSQASQGKNDYWIVKSDASGKKLWDKRYGGSGDDYLNRIIPTKDGGYLLAGSSLSGISGDKTQASRGNRDYWIVKISDTGDKQWDKRYGGLGYDELKKVIQLSTGEYILAGYSNSPASGDKSQGSQGGNDYWLVKVSNTGKKIWDKRYGGNLNEVLGGIVQTSSGGFVLGGSSLSGKSGDKSEDSRGGSDFWLISLDKNGNKLWDKTYGGSGNDEAYSLGRSGSSDYFISGQSDSPAGGDKTRGSQGGKDFWFIKFTGTGTKIWDKRFGGTKDDELRASIQTSDGGYILAGKSFSNKSGNKSQNNQGSSDYWIVKTDADGMYQWDKRYGGSGVEELRAVIQTNDGGLLLAGKSDSGVSGDRTQPNQGGTDFWLVKVAPESVGVPKVRVEARQVTPAAEIKLGQLVAYPNPFEQKFTLQLPQPFPADATITLFDIQGKVIHHGVVPLGENRILLDLTGKPVGIYLLQWQSGKSRQVLKMIKSN, from the coding sequence ATGTATTTACCTCTACTATCTTTTTGGTTTCCGGCTACTATCTTTCCTCATTATCTAAATCCGGCGTTCTTCATCCAGAAATTATTTGCTCCTACAAGTAAATGTATCTTGTTCTTATTGTTGGGATTGGGGCTGCTGCACTACACCCCAGTAGCCGCCCAGGACAACCCGGCTTTTACGGACATTCAGGCTAACTTGGTAGGCGTGGGATCCGGTTCGGCAGATTGGGGCGATTACGATAACGATGGCGATCTGGATGTTTTAATCACCGGGGCTAGCGGTGGAAATTACGTCGCTAAAATTTACCGCAACACCAACGGCAGTTTCACTGATATTAATGCGGGCTTGGTAGGAGTAATCGAAAGTGCGGCCGATTGGGGCGATTACGATAACGACGGCGACCTGGATATTGCCTTAACCGGCCGGAGCAGTAACGGACTAGTTTCTATAATCTACCAAAATAATAATGGCAATTTTGTTAATGTAAATGCTACACTACCTCCGGTGAAAAGTGGCGCAGTAGCCTGGGGCGATCACGACAAGGATGGTGACTTGGATTTATTAATTTCTGGTAATGCTGGCACTACCAAAAAGACCTATATAACGGCAGTGTACGATAACCAGGGAGGTGTGTTTACAAGAAATTCAACCCATATGACAGGGGTTTTTAAAAGCTCGGCAGCTTGGGGAGATTATGACAAGGATGGTAATTTAGATGTTTTGGTAATGGGTGAGCATTTTGATCTATTTGCGGAATTTCTTGGAATAGAAGCACCCCTATTTTCCTGTCGTATATACCGCAATTTAGGACGTGGTGAATTCACTAGTTTAGAAATCGCAATGGATTTATCAGATGGTGCGGCATCCTGGGCCGATTATGATAATGATAATGATTTGGATATTATTATTTCAGGATATCGGTATGTGGGGGGAAGAATATACGATGTAGAAACTAGACTTTACTCAAATGAAAATGGTGCCTTTGAGCGTAAAGAAAAAATATTTATTGGACAAACGGCGGCTGAAGGAGATGCTACTTGGGGGGATTATAATAATGACGGCAGTTTAGATATTATAATCTCTGGAACCTGTCGTTCCGCAATAGGCGATTATTGTAATAGTCCCTCTACCAAAATATACCGTAATAAGGGAGTTTCCTTTACAAACAGTAAAATAGCATTACCAGGTTTACTAAGTAGCTCAGTCACTTGGGGCGATTACGACAACGACGGGGATTTGGATATTCTGCTTTCCGGGGATACGGACAAAGGACCTGTTTCTAAAATTTATCGCAACGATATAGCGGTAAAAAATACTATTCCTATAACCCCAATTAACCTGACTTATAAAGTTCAAGAAAAGAATGTAGTCTTGTCCTGGAACCCCAGTAAAGATGAACAAACGCCTACCGCCGCTTTAAGCTACAATGTGTATGTCGGTACCAGTCCGGGTAATCAGCAAAAAGTTTCCGCGCAAGCTAATCTCCAAAATGGCTATCGCCGGGTTGCAACCTGGGGCAATGCCCAGTTAAATACCAGTTTCAAACTAAATGACTTGCCCAAAGGCACTTATTACTGGAGTGTGCAAGCTATAGATCAGGCTTTTGCCGGTTCAGCTTTTGCCCTGGAACAAGGGTTTGTTGTTGAATATTCACCTACTGTTAGTAAAATTGCCCCTGCTGCGGCCTCGCCGGGAGCTTGGGTTACCATTAAGGGTAATTATTTTTTAAATGCTACCGAGGTACTATTTAACGGAGTAAAAGCTCTGGATTTTGGCGTACTCAGTAACGAGCAGATTCGGGTGCTGGTACCAGAAGGGGCTACTTCGGGCCCGGTAACGGTTACTACTCCGAACGGAACCTCCCTGGAGCCTGTTAATTTTTCGGTTCTGCCCACCATCACCAATATTAGTCCTAATGTAGTCCGGCCCGGCGATGTCATTACAATTACAGGCCAGGGCTTCGCCAACATAACCGCCATCGGCTTTAATCAAATTAAACAGCCTGTATTTACCGTAGTAAATTCTCAAACCATTACCGCCCAGGTACCGCAATACGCTACATCTGGGTTAGTAAGTATTTCAACGCCCGCGGGTACCGCCATAAGTCCGTTAACCATATCCATTCTACCACGGATTAATTATGACGAAACCTTTGGTGGCACCGACCAGGATAAACTTACCGCTTCCATTGTAACCATGGACGGAGGCTATTTACTCGGCGGGTATTCTTTTTCAGGTGCAGGCGGCGAAAAGAGCCAAGATAGCCGTGGCGATACGGATTACTGGATTGTAAAAACGGATGGTAATGGCGCCAAAATGTGGGATATGCGATTTGGTGGTAGTGGCGAGGACAAACTTACAGCTTTATTAGCCACTCCGGATGGTAGTTATTTATTAGGGGGATATTCTGAGTCTCCTCGCTCAGGTGATAAAAGTGAAGATAGCAAGGGAAATTATGATTTTTGGATCATAAAAATTGATGGAATGGGTAGAAAAGTATGGGATAAAACATTGGGCGGGAATAACTCTGACCAGCTTACGGCTATGATTCCTACCGCAGATGGCGGTTACTTACTTGGGGGAGCCTCTGATTCGGAGGAAACTGGCGATAAAATCCAGAGTAACAGAGGTCAAACCGACTATTGGATCATAAAAATTAATGCCAACGGTAAAAGAATCTGGGATAAAACCTACGGAGGCCAAAATGCAGATAACCTAACGGCCATTGTGGCTACTACCAATGGTTATTTGCTCGGCGGTTCTTCTGCTTCTAATATTTCTGGAGATAAAAGCCAGGCTACGCGGGGTATAGCTGATTATTGGGTCATACGAATTACGAATACCGGAAAAAAAATATGGGATAAAACCTTTGGCGGAGCCATCGATTATTTGTTATACGAATCTTGCGTGGGAGATGAAAATCCTGACCCCGAATGTTATTATTATTTTGGAAGCTCTATTTTGTCGTCTTTATTGGCTACGCCGGATGGTGGTTTTTTGCTAGGGGGTTCTTCTAATGCCGACAAAGGAAATGAAAAAAGAGAAAACAACCTCCATACAGATCATACTAATTTTACTACCAGGTTACGGGATTATTGGGTAATAAAAATTGATGGTGAAGGAAATAAACTTTGGGACCAGACCATTGGGGGGAATACAAAAGATTATTTTGATATCAATAAAGGGTATTTTGTTATTGGTGATTCTGAACTAAAATCGATGGTGGCTACTGCCGAAGGTAATTTCTTGCTAGCCGGAAGTTCCAATGCGGTAAAAGGGCGGGATAAAAGTGCAATTGGTTGGTATTCGGCAACCGATACCACCCTGCAGGAAAGATATGATTATTGGCTGGTAAAGATAGATGCTCAAGGAAATAAATTGTGGGATCAAGTGAAGGGCGGACTTCGGAATGAGGAGTTATCGGTAATAGTTAAAAATAAGGAAAATGAATTTGTACTAGGTGGTACTTCTTATTCCGATACTGGCGGCAATAAAAGTACAGGTAATCGGGGCAATACGGACTACTGGATGGTAAAAATAACCGATGACGATTCAAAGGCCTGGAACTTCCGCTATGGTGGTTCCGCTAACGAAGGCTTTACGGCCGTAATTAAAACTTCCGACGGAGGCTATCTCTCTGGGGGTTATTCTAATTCTGAGATCAGCGGCGACAAATCCCAGGCCAGCCAGGGTAAAAATGATTACTGGATTGTGAAAAGTGACGCATCTGGTAAAAAACTCTGGGATAAACGTTACGGCGGTTCGGGTGATGATTACTTAAATCGTATTATTCCTACCAAAGATGGCGGCTATTTACTGGCGGGAAGCTCCCTTTCCGGTATTAGCGGCGACAAAACCCAGGCGAGCCGGGGCAATCGCGATTACTGGATTGTTAAAATCAGTGATACTGGCGACAAACAATGGGATAAACGCTATGGTGGCTTGGGTTACGATGAGCTCAAAAAAGTAATACAGCTTTCTACGGGTGAATATATTTTAGCTGGGTATAGTAATTCTCCGGCGAGCGGCGACAAAAGCCAGGGTAGCCAGGGCGGCAACGATTATTGGTTGGTGAAGGTAAGCAACACGGGTAAAAAAATCTGGGATAAACGTTACGGTGGAAATTTAAATGAAGTTTTAGGGGGTATTGTGCAAACCTCAAGTGGCGGTTTTGTGCTAGGCGGTAGTTCCTTATCTGGTAAAAGCGGGGATAAGAGCGAAGATAGCCGGGGAGGTTCTGATTTCTGGCTAATTAGTTTAGACAAAAATGGTAATAAACTTTGGGATAAAACTTACGGGGGTAGTGGCAACGACGAAGCTTACTCTTTAGGCAGGAGTGGCAGCAGCGATTACTTTATCTCGGGCCAAAGCGACTCGCCGGCTGGCGGGGATAAAACCAGAGGGAGCCAGGGGGGTAAAGATTTCTGGTTTATTAAGTTTACCGGTACCGGTACCAAAATCTGGGATAAACGCTTCGGCGGCACCAAAGACGATGAACTCCGGGCCAGCATTCAGACCAGTGATGGCGGCTATATCTTGGCCGGTAAGTCTTTCTCCAACAAAAGCGGTAATAAATCGCAAAATAATCAGGGCTCGAGCGATTACTGGATCGTGAAAACAGATGCGGACGGCATGTACCAGTGGGATAAACGTTATGGGGGCAGCGGCGTGGAAGAACTACGAGCCGTTATCCAGACTAATGATGGCGGTCTGCTCTTGGCTGGAAAGTCTGACTCCGGAGTAAGTGGTGATCGAACCCAACCCAATCAAGGTGGCACCGATTTTTGGTTAGTGAAAGTAGCTCCTGAAAGCGTAGGTGTACCTAAGGTAAGGGTAGAGGCCCGGCAAGTCACTCCAGCGGCTGAAATAAAGCTCGGCCAACTGGTAGCCTATCCTAATCCGTTTGAACAAAAATTTACCTTACAGCTTCCTCAACCGTTCCCCGCCGATGCTACTATAACACTGTTTGATATTCAAGGAAAAGTAATACATCACGGGGTAGTACCCCTGGGAGAGAACAGGATACTACTGGACTTAACCGGAAAACCCGTAGGAATATATTTGCTCCAATGGCAATCCGGAAAAAGCCGTCAGGTGCTTAAAATGATAAAATCAAACTAA